In a genomic window of Rhododendron vialii isolate Sample 1 chromosome 12a, ASM3025357v1:
- the LOC131311463 gene encoding probable LRR receptor-like serine/threonine-protein kinase At1g74360 isoform X1 encodes MSENKVGAGCVELVFFLILISGTAVTGDTLESDKKALLNLKIFLEEHNRVNQGGYSEWNKSQTLSPCAWPGITCSGGRVTGVNLSSSEISGDIFGNFSTLTALNHLDLSSNTIGGRLPTDLGQCHGLKVLNLSHNIIGLNATPTFEQNRRNDRVTVASGECLAMRRWIPADYPPFSFVYTLLTRKNCLSLWDRLLRGYGIFALCVGGVRTFQMSGYVQLSSNQLSGEVPPDIGKMLKVSMLNLGINGFYGDLPPEIGQMPLAALNISQNKFSGEIPREIGNIKCLRDLDLSNNNFSGDFPTELNNLNELSKFNVSFNPYITGVIPATGQLATFEKESFLGDPLLGLPSFTNNSADHSPTINDEKKSKKKPAKRDSILVFLALVVVFFFLIGFCGGLFLFDRLWPSKRLY; translated from the exons ATGTCAGAAAACAAAGTCGGGGCTGGTTGTGTCGAATTAGTCTTTTTCTTGATCTTGATTTCAG GTACTGCTGTTACTGGAGATACATTGGAGTCTGACAAAAAGGCACTGCTGAACTTGAAAATCTTCCTCGAAGAGCACAATCGCGTAAACCAAGGTGGATACTCTGAATGGAACAAAAGTCAGACTTTGTCCCCATGTGCCTGGCCCGGAATCACCTGCTCCGGCGGCCGTGTCACCGGTGTCAACCTCTCCAGCAGCGAAATCTCCGGCGACATATTCGGAAACTTCTCCACCTTAACTGCCCTCAACCACCTGGACCTCTCCAGTAACACTATTGGCGGTAGATTACCAACCGACTTAGGGCAGTGCCATGGCCTCAAGGTGTTGAACTTGTCTCACAACATCATTGGCCTCAATGCAACTCCAACTTTTGAGCAAAATCGCAGAAACGATAGGGTGACAGTTGCTTCAGGTGAATGCCTGGCGATGAGGAGGTGGATTCCGGCGGATTACCCTCCATTTAGCTTTGTGTATACACTTCTTACAAGGAAGAATTGTCTAAGCCTTTGGGATCGGTTGCTTAGAGGGTATGGTATATTCGCGCTGTGCGTTGGTGGCGTGAGGACGTTTCAGATGTCCGGTTATGTTCAACTCAGCAGCAATCAGTTATCTGGTGAAGTCCCTCCTGATattggtaaaatgctgaaagtCAGTATGTTGAACTTGGGAATCAATGGATTCTACGGTGATCTCCCTCCGGAGATTGGACAAATGCCACTAGCTGCGCTCAATATTTCGCAGAACAAGTTTTCGGGTGAAATCCCTAGGGAAATTGGGAATATTAAGTGCTTGAGGGACCTTGATTTGTCAAACAACAACTTCTCTGGAGATTTCCCTACCGAGTTGAACAATTTAAACGAACTTAGCAAGTTCAACGTCTCGTTCAATCCCTACATCACCGGTGTAATCCCAGCAACCGGGCAATTAGCAACATTCGAAAAGGAGTCCTTCCTTGGCGACCCATTGTTGGGTCTTCCTTCTTTCACAAACAACTCTGCCGATCATTCTCCAACAATAAATGATGAAAAGAAGTCGAAAAAAAAGCCGGCAAAAAGGGATtcgattttggttttcttggcTTTGGTggtggtctttttttttttgattggctttTGTGGTggtctttttttgtttgatcggCTTTGGCCGTCGAAAAGATTGTATTAA
- the LOC131311463 gene encoding probable LRR receptor-like serine/threonine-protein kinase At1g74360 isoform X2, translating to MQGTAVTGDTLESDKKALLNLKIFLEEHNRVNQGGYSEWNKSQTLSPCAWPGITCSGGRVTGVNLSSSEISGDIFGNFSTLTALNHLDLSSNTIGGRLPTDLGQCHGLKVLNLSHNIIGLNATPTFEQNRRNDRVTVASGECLAMRRWIPADYPPFSFVYTLLTRKNCLSLWDRLLRGYGIFALCVGGVRTFQMSGYVQLSSNQLSGEVPPDIGKMLKVSMLNLGINGFYGDLPPEIGQMPLAALNISQNKFSGEIPREIGNIKCLRDLDLSNNNFSGDFPTELNNLNELSKFNVSFNPYITGVIPATGQLATFEKESFLGDPLLGLPSFTNNSADHSPTINDEKKSKKKPAKRDSILVFLALVVVFFFLIGFCGGLFLFDRLWPSKRLY from the coding sequence GTACTGCTGTTACTGGAGATACATTGGAGTCTGACAAAAAGGCACTGCTGAACTTGAAAATCTTCCTCGAAGAGCACAATCGCGTAAACCAAGGTGGATACTCTGAATGGAACAAAAGTCAGACTTTGTCCCCATGTGCCTGGCCCGGAATCACCTGCTCCGGCGGCCGTGTCACCGGTGTCAACCTCTCCAGCAGCGAAATCTCCGGCGACATATTCGGAAACTTCTCCACCTTAACTGCCCTCAACCACCTGGACCTCTCCAGTAACACTATTGGCGGTAGATTACCAACCGACTTAGGGCAGTGCCATGGCCTCAAGGTGTTGAACTTGTCTCACAACATCATTGGCCTCAATGCAACTCCAACTTTTGAGCAAAATCGCAGAAACGATAGGGTGACAGTTGCTTCAGGTGAATGCCTGGCGATGAGGAGGTGGATTCCGGCGGATTACCCTCCATTTAGCTTTGTGTATACACTTCTTACAAGGAAGAATTGTCTAAGCCTTTGGGATCGGTTGCTTAGAGGGTATGGTATATTCGCGCTGTGCGTTGGTGGCGTGAGGACGTTTCAGATGTCCGGTTATGTTCAACTCAGCAGCAATCAGTTATCTGGTGAAGTCCCTCCTGATattggtaaaatgctgaaagtCAGTATGTTGAACTTGGGAATCAATGGATTCTACGGTGATCTCCCTCCGGAGATTGGACAAATGCCACTAGCTGCGCTCAATATTTCGCAGAACAAGTTTTCGGGTGAAATCCCTAGGGAAATTGGGAATATTAAGTGCTTGAGGGACCTTGATTTGTCAAACAACAACTTCTCTGGAGATTTCCCTACCGAGTTGAACAATTTAAACGAACTTAGCAAGTTCAACGTCTCGTTCAATCCCTACATCACCGGTGTAATCCCAGCAACCGGGCAATTAGCAACATTCGAAAAGGAGTCCTTCCTTGGCGACCCATTGTTGGGTCTTCCTTCTTTCACAAACAACTCTGCCGATCATTCTCCAACAATAAATGATGAAAAGAAGTCGAAAAAAAAGCCGGCAAAAAGGGATtcgattttggttttcttggcTTTGGTggtggtctttttttttttgattggctttTGTGGTggtctttttttgtttgatcggCTTTGGCCGTCGAAAAGATTGTATTAA